A window of the Haloarcula litorea genome harbors these coding sequences:
- a CDS encoding ABC transporter ATP-binding protein — MAAIDTTALTKRFGPVTAVDELSLTVETGEVFGFLGPNGAGKSTVINLLLGYMTPTTGSATVLGHDIETESRALRARTGVLPENVAVYDRLTAREHVAAAIRFTDADDDPAALLDRVGLDEAAWDRAAGGFSTGMAQRLALATALVGDPDLLVLDEPQSGLDPNGMEEVRGIVEAEAAAGTTVFFSSHILPEVEAVSDRIGIMRDGDVAAVDTLAGLREAMGADDVLTVTMATRPATLDPIRDVDGVQSVEADGSDVTVVCRTPRSKVEVLTTLEAGGRVADFDLDARSLQRLFTAVTTDGAGVVTESDGAAVAAERDG, encoded by the coding sequence ATGGCTGCGATCGACACGACCGCCCTGACGAAACGCTTCGGTCCGGTGACGGCCGTCGACGAACTGTCGTTGACCGTCGAGACCGGCGAGGTGTTCGGTTTCCTCGGCCCGAACGGTGCCGGCAAGTCCACCGTCATCAACCTCCTGCTGGGATACATGACACCCACAACCGGATCGGCGACGGTCCTGGGCCACGACATCGAGACGGAGTCGCGGGCGCTGCGAGCGCGAACGGGCGTCCTGCCCGAGAACGTCGCCGTCTACGACCGGCTCACCGCCCGCGAACACGTCGCCGCCGCGATTCGGTTCACGGACGCCGACGACGACCCGGCGGCGCTTCTCGACCGGGTCGGGCTCGACGAGGCCGCCTGGGACCGGGCCGCCGGCGGGTTCTCGACCGGGATGGCACAACGGCTGGCGCTGGCGACGGCGCTGGTGGGCGACCCGGACCTCCTCGTCCTCGACGAGCCACAGAGCGGGCTGGACCCCAACGGGATGGAGGAGGTGCGGGGGATCGTCGAGGCCGAGGCGGCCGCCGGAACGACGGTGTTCTTCTCCTCGCACATCCTCCCGGAGGTCGAGGCGGTCAGCGACCGGATCGGGATTATGCGCGACGGGGACGTCGCAGCGGTCGACACGCTCGCCGGCCTGCGCGAGGCGATGGGGGCCGACGACGTACTGACGGTGACGATGGCGACACGCCCGGCCACCCTCGATCCGATCCGCGACGTGGACGGGGTCCAGTCGGTCGAGGCCGACGGCAGCGACGTGACCGTTGTCTGTCGGACGCCCCGGTCCAAGGTCGAGGTCCTGACGACGCTGGAGGCCGGCGGTCGCGTCGCGGACTTCGACCTCGACGCGCGGTCGCTCCAGCGGCTGTTCACCGCCGTCACGACCGACGGCGCGGGCGTCGTGACCGAGTCCGACGGGGCGGCGGTCGCCGCCGAGAGGGACGGCTGA
- a CDS encoding DUF4013 domain-containing protein, producing MLRDAIRYPQSGPGWLWTLVIGSVLTLVGTVTFVPLIPVQGYLLRVLRATAAGDPNTPEFREWPDLFLDGARAIAVQVAYAFVPVVLVLVGVVTPAVGPQLVGTAITVLGLFAGVAAAYLVPGALTRLATTGRLRAAFEVRAVADAARRPIYVVAVVEAYVALLVVSGVGAVLTLILVGAFFVFYGQVAAYHMFARGYVAATSEAGDPTTPAPDDPA from the coding sequence ATGCTCCGCGACGCGATCCGGTACCCCCAGTCCGGGCCGGGCTGGCTCTGGACGCTCGTGATCGGCAGCGTCCTCACGCTTGTCGGGACGGTGACGTTCGTCCCGCTGATCCCGGTCCAGGGGTACCTCCTGCGGGTCCTCCGGGCGACGGCCGCGGGCGACCCCAACACGCCGGAGTTCCGGGAGTGGCCGGACCTGTTCCTCGACGGCGCGCGGGCCATCGCCGTCCAGGTGGCCTACGCGTTCGTCCCCGTGGTGCTCGTCCTCGTCGGCGTCGTGACGCCCGCCGTCGGCCCGCAGCTGGTCGGGACGGCGATCACCGTACTGGGCCTGTTCGCCGGCGTCGCCGCGGCCTACCTCGTTCCCGGGGCGCTCACTCGGCTCGCCACGACCGGGCGGCTGCGCGCGGCCTTCGAGGTCCGGGCCGTCGCCGACGCCGCACGCCGCCCCATCTACGTCGTCGCCGTCGTCGAGGCCTACGTCGCCCTGCTGGTCGTCTCCGGGGTCGGTGCGGTGCTGACGCTGATCCTCGTCGGCGCGTTCTTCGTCTTCTACGGCCAGGTCGCGGCCTACCACATGTTCGCCCGGGGCTACGTCGCCGCGACCAGCGAGGCCGGCGACCCGACGACGCCCGCGCCCGACGACCCGGCCTGA
- a CDS encoding D-2-hydroxyacid dehydrogenase translates to MTDIVVLRQGVHGMAVDQYATALRDRLPDRDIEVARTPDEERALVTEATVVTGSDIDERSLARADSLRLFASTYAGYDHLPLSALDEHGVALTTASGVHGPNVAEYVLGAWLSFTRGFLAARERQRDRVWQSFQASEFAGSRVCVVGLGAIGEAILDRLGGFDVETVAVRHSPEKGGPADEVYGYESVHEAVAGAGYVALACPLTATTRHLVDAEVFETLAPDCVLVNVARGPVVDTDALIDALRRNHLGAAALDVTDPEPLPNDHPLWDFENVLVTPHNAGHTPNYYERLADIVAENVERAAETGSWDGLRNQIDT, encoded by the coding sequence ATGACAGACATCGTCGTGCTCCGCCAGGGAGTCCACGGGATGGCCGTCGACCAGTACGCGACCGCGCTGCGGGACCGACTCCCGGATCGCGACATCGAGGTCGCACGGACCCCCGACGAGGAGCGTGCCCTCGTGACCGAGGCGACCGTCGTGACCGGCAGCGACATCGACGAGCGCTCGCTGGCGCGGGCGGACTCGCTGCGCCTGTTCGCGAGCACATACGCCGGCTACGACCACCTCCCGCTGTCGGCGCTCGACGAGCACGGGGTCGCGCTGACGACCGCTTCGGGCGTCCACGGGCCGAACGTCGCCGAGTACGTCCTCGGGGCGTGGCTCTCGTTCACGCGGGGGTTCCTCGCCGCACGCGAGCGCCAGCGGGACCGGGTGTGGCAGTCGTTCCAGGCCTCCGAGTTCGCCGGCAGTCGGGTCTGTGTGGTCGGCCTGGGTGCCATCGGCGAGGCGATCCTCGACCGGCTCGGTGGCTTCGACGTCGAGACGGTCGCGGTCCGGCACTCCCCGGAGAAGGGCGGGCCGGCCGACGAGGTGTACGGGTACGAGTCGGTCCACGAGGCCGTCGCCGGCGCGGGCTACGTCGCGCTCGCGTGTCCGCTGACGGCGACGACCCGGCACCTGGTCGACGCCGAGGTGTTCGAGACGCTCGCCCCCGACTGCGTGCTGGTCAACGTCGCACGCGGGCCGGTGGTCGACACCGACGCGCTGATCGACGCGCTCCGGCGGAACCACCTCGGCGCGGCCGCGCTTGACGTGACCGACCCCGAACCGCTCCCGAACGACCATCCGCTGTGGGACTTCGAGAACGTCCTCGTGACGCCCCACAACGCCGGACACACCCCCAACTACTACGAGCGCCTCGCCGACATCGTCGCGGAGAACGTCGAGCGGGCCGCCGAGACCGGGTCGTGGGACGGCCTCCGGAACCAGATCGACACGTGA
- a CDS encoding ABC transporter permease — protein sequence MESALSRRLPLAAFAWENLTRAKARTVLAMAGITIGVVALASLGMFGAAFEQSQLNTVDDVTQTVWVTPGDDAEFQQFQRDHVDRIEQSTDDPVYTLKTAHAEVTGLRESTDASVHGLSDPRSFVTVRDGRLPSAWRSGAAVGPELADTLDVGVGDSVTVDGETHRVVAVLESTGRSSLVQTDDAVLLPQSQVETGGYSTVMVRADSPAAAFETSDELDARLNGRKEVYAVQDAESAIQRFRSQMATIDTFLLGIGGVSLLVAAVSILNVMLMSTIERKGEIGVLRAVGYRRLDVLRLLLYESMLLGVVGAVLGVGVSVLLGMLINAQLLSDPLAFTAEALTYTLLGFAFGTVASFLSGLYPAWKAANARPVEALRD from the coding sequence ATGGAGTCGGCGCTCTCCCGGCGGCTGCCGCTGGCGGCGTTCGCCTGGGAGAACCTCACGCGGGCGAAGGCGCGGACGGTGCTCGCGATGGCGGGCATCACCATCGGCGTCGTCGCCCTGGCCTCGCTGGGGATGTTCGGGGCCGCGTTCGAGCAGTCCCAGCTCAACACGGTCGACGACGTGACACAGACCGTCTGGGTGACGCCGGGCGACGACGCCGAGTTCCAGCAGTTCCAGCGCGACCACGTCGACCGGATCGAACAGTCGACGGACGACCCGGTCTACACGCTCAAGACCGCCCACGCCGAGGTCACCGGGCTCAGGGAGTCGACCGACGCCAGCGTCCACGGGCTCTCCGATCCCCGGTCGTTCGTGACCGTCCGGGACGGTCGGCTCCCGAGCGCGTGGCGCTCCGGCGCGGCCGTCGGTCCGGAGCTGGCCGACACCCTCGACGTGGGTGTCGGCGACAGCGTCACCGTCGACGGGGAGACACACCGCGTCGTCGCCGTCCTCGAGTCGACGGGGCGGTCCAGCCTGGTCCAGACCGACGACGCCGTCCTCCTCCCGCAGTCACAGGTCGAGACCGGCGGCTACTCGACGGTGATGGTCAGGGCCGACAGCCCGGCCGCCGCCTTCGAGACCTCCGACGAACTCGACGCGCGGCTCAACGGACGCAAGGAGGTCTACGCCGTCCAGGACGCCGAGTCGGCCATCCAGCGGTTCCGGAGTCAGATGGCGACCATCGACACGTTCCTGCTGGGCATCGGCGGCGTCTCCCTGCTGGTCGCCGCGGTCAGCATCCTCAACGTGATGCTGATGTCGACCATCGAGCGCAAGGGCGAGATCGGCGTGCTGCGGGCGGTCGGCTACCGGCGGCTGGACGTCCTCCGCCTGCTGCTGTACGAGTCGATGCTGCTCGGCGTCGTCGGCGCGGTGCTTGGCGTCGGCGTGAGCGTCCTGCTCGGGATGCTCATCAACGCCCAGCTGCTCTCGGACCCGCTGGCGTTCACGGCCGAGGCCCTGACGTACACGCTCCTGGGCTTCGCGTTCGGGACGGTGGCGAGTTTCCTGAGCGGGCTCTACCCCGCCTGGAAGGCGGCCAACGCTCGCCCGGTCGAGGCACTGCGGGACTGA
- a CDS encoding NAD(P)/FAD-dependent oxidoreductase — MEHVDVAVVGGGPAGSSAGEAAAAHGADAVVLEKGVPRADRDGPGPDSTDAAGLLDYWFDIMGYDAEEFPEDVILSELSGAKFHGPNSQLVMESTGIESSHDGFGVTFHRARFDDWLRERAVEAGADYRVGVSVTGVESDLSSSPRHTVSLADGEDVAADYVVLADGPQRTVTGGTLDQFLPGGRTMADVMPSNEANHIAYQEHRRMPEELFDSEYIEFWWGVMPGHTAYPWIFPNDPPVARVGLTMPIGLDIDDYDARDWALLREEDTKIPRGSEYVERLIERQFPEYDLADFPLVEDRGKAKGTETYPISSTRPIESPVEAGVAVTGGAMGATSAFHEGGDHVAVRTGKLAGRLAAEESLERYNDEWHAAIGDEILRNVTFADIVGGWGPTDWDRAFDTAAGLLNADGIELAAAVRGGVSGLSLFGQYKWGKFRNRGGRYVQLREDDYAI; from the coding sequence ATGGAACACGTAGACGTGGCCGTCGTGGGCGGCGGGCCGGCCGGCTCCTCGGCCGGCGAGGCGGCGGCGGCCCACGGGGCCGACGCCGTCGTCCTCGAGAAGGGCGTCCCCCGCGCCGACCGCGACGGGCCGGGCCCGGACTCGACGGACGCCGCGGGACTGCTGGACTACTGGTTCGACATTATGGGGTACGACGCCGAGGAGTTCCCCGAGGACGTGATCCTCAGCGAGCTCTCGGGTGCGAAGTTCCACGGTCCGAACAGCCAGCTCGTGATGGAGTCGACCGGCATCGAGTCGAGCCACGACGGCTTCGGCGTCACCTTCCACCGGGCGAGGTTCGACGACTGGCTCCGCGAGCGGGCGGTCGAGGCCGGTGCCGACTACCGCGTGGGCGTCAGCGTCACCGGCGTCGAGTCGGACCTCTCGTCGTCGCCGCGCCACACCGTCTCGCTCGCCGACGGCGAGGACGTCGCCGCCGACTACGTCGTGCTGGCCGACGGGCCACAGCGGACCGTCACCGGCGGCACCCTCGACCAGTTCCTCCCCGGCGGCCGGACGATGGCCGACGTGATGCCGTCGAACGAGGCCAACCACATCGCCTACCAGGAACACCGCCGGATGCCCGAGGAGCTGTTCGACTCCGAGTACATCGAGTTCTGGTGGGGCGTGATGCCGGGCCACACCGCCTACCCGTGGATCTTCCCGAACGACCCGCCGGTGGCCCGCGTCGGCCTGACGATGCCCATCGGACTGGACATCGACGACTACGACGCCCGCGACTGGGCGCTCCTGCGGGAGGAGGACACGAAGATCCCCCGCGGGAGCGAGTACGTCGAGCGCCTCATCGAGCGACAGTTCCCCGAGTACGACCTCGCCGACTTCCCGCTGGTCGAGGACCGCGGGAAGGCCAAGGGGACCGAGACCTACCCGATCTCCTCGACGCGGCCCATCGAGTCGCCGGTCGAGGCCGGAGTCGCAGTCACCGGCGGCGCGATGGGCGCGACCTCGGCGTTCCACGAGGGCGGCGACCACGTCGCGGTCCGGACCGGGAAGCTCGCCGGCCGCCTCGCCGCCGAGGAATCCCTGGAGCGGTACAACGACGAGTGGCACGCCGCCATCGGCGACGAGATCCTTCGCAACGTCACTTTCGCCGACATCGTCGGGGGCTGGGGACCGACCGACTGGGACCGGGCGTTCGACACCGCCGCGGGCTTGCTGAACGCCGACGGGATCGAACTCGCCGCGGCGGTCCGGGGCGGCGTCAGCGGCCTGTCGCTGTTCGGCCAGTACAAGTGGGGGAAGTTCCGGAACCGCGGCGGGCGGTACGTCCAGTTGCGCGAGGACGACTACGCGATCTGA
- a CDS encoding PQQ-binding-like beta-propeller repeat protein: protein MGPDSSPTERRTFLRLLGAGLAGTALGASGSTNARAANGSWPMFGHDARLTYWNPTATGPTDDPEVRWRYTAETASVNGLTVRDGTAFLPVRGTLFGVDLTTGEQTIGRSVDGLQGTLLFGGEGRAFSTGSGTVRAFDPSDWSPAWEQSLDRQPIAPIASDRYVAVGSTQNRYAVLDEATGEVALQGEVENRLTLPPVLDGDRAFVGGRSGTRAFSLRTGEEVWRTESSFSAPFLVPTLTAGRFVVSGGESIRAYDPGDGTEVWSREVGGTTWFTATDETLYAIVGDTLTALSARTGDEQWTTTIESSSPRTAGGSGQLYTVTQDTLQLRAYDQADGSLAWEVPLVEDPEDVTARPSTPIPVGNSVLVLLAGSQDDRPAELIAVGRPEPTPTPTPEETPTAAVQATTRPEEDRAAAVEPSGGPFQSLTGGAGLPIEILLGVGGGTGLLLGALGLRSVVAGGDDPEPTEGPDDADPSTASGDGDDSPDDAAGGGTTTAASYSPPADGTAAAAFASATGLPVTGSLSEDGPVHRYEGQYDGEPATYLALAPDVDAADAFEGVATRWAGISSDRAVTTVYETGTDPRPWLAAERRGRPLSAVEGAVTLSAAERVFEHVVDALTTGRRYNVQHHGLTPDCVGLFEDDDGTAATVSDWGLTRAVHEAVGDAPVTPYTAPEQLPATADTVGRATDVYAAGAVGYYLLTGRPPFASTSDLADRIREGDVDPASEASQSLPEDVDDVLAKAMARQAADRYDSPTELRDRLRLALD, encoded by the coding sequence ATGGGCCCCGACAGCTCTCCGACCGAGCGGCGGACGTTCCTGCGGCTCCTGGGTGCCGGCCTTGCCGGGACGGCGCTGGGTGCGTCCGGTTCGACGAACGCCCGGGCGGCCAACGGGAGTTGGCCGATGTTCGGCCACGACGCCCGGTTGACCTACTGGAACCCGACGGCGACGGGACCGACCGACGACCCGGAGGTCCGCTGGCGGTACACGGCGGAGACGGCGTCCGTGAACGGACTCACGGTCCGCGACGGGACGGCGTTTCTCCCGGTCCGGGGGACGCTGTTCGGGGTCGACCTCACGACCGGCGAGCAGACGATCGGCCGGAGCGTCGACGGGCTCCAGGGAACCCTCCTGTTCGGCGGGGAGGGCCGTGCGTTCAGCACCGGGTCGGGTACCGTTCGAGCCTTCGACCCCTCGGACTGGTCCCCGGCCTGGGAGCAGTCCCTCGACCGCCAACCGATCGCGCCGATCGCGAGCGATCGGTACGTCGCCGTCGGCAGCACCCAGAACCGCTACGCGGTCCTGGACGAGGCAACCGGCGAGGTGGCGCTGCAGGGCGAGGTAGAGAACCGGTTGACCCTCCCGCCGGTGCTTGACGGTGACCGAGCGTTCGTCGGCGGTCGGTCGGGGACCCGGGCCTTCTCGCTCCGGACCGGAGAGGAGGTGTGGCGCACGGAGTCGTCGTTCTCGGCCCCCTTCCTCGTGCCGACACTCACTGCCGGCCGGTTCGTCGTCTCCGGGGGCGAGTCGATCCGCGCGTACGATCCCGGCGACGGGACCGAGGTCTGGTCCCGCGAGGTCGGGGGAACGACGTGGTTCACGGCGACCGACGAGACGCTGTACGCGATCGTCGGCGACACGCTCACCGCCCTCTCGGCCCGAACCGGGGACGAGCAGTGGACGACGACGATCGAGTCGTCGTCGCCACGGACCGCCGGCGGGAGCGGCCAGCTCTACACCGTCACGCAGGACACGCTGCAGTTGCGCGCCTACGATCAGGCCGACGGCTCGCTCGCCTGGGAGGTCCCGCTGGTCGAGGACCCCGAAGACGTGACGGCGCGGCCGAGCACGCCGATCCCCGTCGGGAACAGCGTCCTCGTCCTCCTCGCGGGGTCACAGGACGACCGCCCGGCGGAACTGATCGCCGTCGGTCGGCCCGAACCCACGCCGACGCCGACGCCGGAGGAGACGCCGACGGCGGCGGTGCAAGCGACCACGCGGCCCGAGGAGGACCGGGCCGCGGCCGTCGAGCCGTCCGGCGGCCCGTTCCAGTCGCTCACCGGCGGGGCGGGACTCCCGATCGAGATACTCCTCGGCGTCGGCGGCGGGACGGGGCTGCTGCTCGGCGCGCTCGGACTCAGGTCGGTCGTCGCCGGTGGGGACGACCCGGAACCCACCGAGGGCCCGGACGACGCCGATCCGTCGACCGCGTCGGGGGACGGCGACGACTCCCCCGACGACGCGGCCGGCGGCGGGACGACCACGGCGGCGTCGTACTCCCCACCGGCCGACGGGACGGCGGCGGCCGCGTTCGCGTCGGCGACCGGCCTCCCCGTCACCGGCTCGCTGTCCGAGGACGGTCCCGTCCACCGCTACGAGGGCCAGTACGACGGGGAGCCGGCGACGTATCTCGCCCTCGCACCGGACGTCGACGCCGCCGACGCCTTCGAGGGCGTGGCGACGCGGTGGGCCGGCATCTCTTCGGACCGCGCGGTAACGACCGTCTACGAGACCGGCACGGACCCGCGGCCCTGGCTCGCGGCCGAACGCCGCGGTCGCCCGCTGTCGGCCGTCGAGGGCGCGGTCACGCTGTCGGCCGCCGAGCGGGTGTTCGAGCACGTCGTGGACGCGCTCACGACCGGGCGACGGTACAACGTCCAGCACCACGGTCTCACGCCCGACTGCGTCGGGCTGTTCGAGGACGACGACGGCACCGCGGCGACGGTGAGCGACTGGGGGCTGACCCGGGCCGTCCACGAGGCGGTCGGCGACGCGCCGGTCACGCCGTACACGGCACCGGAGCAACTGCCGGCGACCGCGGACACGGTGGGTCGGGCGACGGACGTGTACGCGGCCGGGGCGGTGGGCTACTACCTGTTGACCGGCCGACCGCCGTTCGCGTCGACCTCCGACCTGGCCGACCGCATCCGGGAGGGGGACGTCGATCCGGCCAGCGAGGCGTCGCAGTCGCTGCCCGAGGACGTCGACGACGTGCTCGCGAAAGCGATGGCGCGGCAGGCGGCGGACCGGTACGATTCACCGACGGAACTGCGGGACCGCCTGCGGCTCGCGCTCGACTAG
- a CDS encoding tyrosine--tRNA ligase: MDTADRLDLVSRHTQEVVTEEELEELLADGSPSAYIGYAPTGEMHIGHFTTMRKLADFLRADVDVTVLIADLHAHLDDEKSPFDLLDARSEYYRVAIEGMIEAAGADPDDVEFVRGTDFQLDEEYTLEMYRMAAETTIARSQRAASEVVRESESPNLGGLIYPLMQTLDVKALDADIAYGGVDQRGIYMLSREVLPEHGGQSPVCLFAPLLSGLSGGKMSASDEASKVNLTDSPEEVEEKIGQAYCPAGEVEDNGVLEYLDHLVFPILAVEDEPFVVERPEEYGGDLTYTDYGSVEADFVSGELHPADLKPAVADAISQVIDPVRQRLTDRPELLAEAYPESHDA, translated from the coding sequence ATGGATACCGCCGACCGACTCGACCTCGTCAGCCGGCACACGCAGGAGGTCGTCACGGAGGAGGAGCTGGAGGAACTGCTGGCGGACGGGAGCCCGTCGGCGTACATCGGCTACGCGCCGACCGGCGAGATGCACATCGGCCACTTCACGACGATGCGGAAGCTCGCGGACTTCCTGCGGGCCGACGTGGACGTGACGGTGCTGATCGCCGACCTGCACGCCCACCTCGACGACGAGAAGAGCCCCTTCGACCTGCTGGACGCCCGCTCGGAGTACTACCGCGTCGCGATCGAGGGGATGATCGAGGCCGCCGGTGCCGACCCCGACGACGTGGAGTTCGTCCGCGGGACGGACTTCCAGTTGGACGAGGAGTACACGCTGGAGATGTACCGGATGGCCGCCGAGACGACCATCGCCCGGTCCCAGCGGGCCGCCAGCGAGGTCGTCCGTGAGTCCGAGAGCCCGAACCTCGGCGGGCTCATCTACCCGCTGATGCAGACGCTGGACGTGAAGGCGCTGGACGCCGACATCGCCTACGGCGGCGTCGACCAGCGCGGCATCTATATGCTCTCCCGCGAGGTCCTGCCCGAACACGGCGGCCAGTCACCGGTCTGTCTGTTCGCGCCGCTGCTGTCGGGGCTCTCCGGCGGCAAGATGAGCGCCTCCGACGAGGCCTCGAAGGTGAACCTCACTGACTCCCCCGAGGAAGTCGAGGAGAAGATCGGCCAGGCGTACTGTCCCGCCGGCGAGGTCGAGGACAACGGCGTCCTGGAGTACCTCGACCACCTCGTCTTCCCGATCCTGGCGGTCGAGGACGAGCCCTTCGTCGTCGAGCGCCCGGAGGAGTACGGCGGCGACCTGACCTACACCGACTACGGGAGCGTCGAGGCGGACTTCGTCAGCGGCGAGCTCCACCCGGCGGACCTCAAGCCGGCCGTCGCCGACGCCATCTCGCAGGTCATCGACCCCGTGCGCCAGCGCCTGACCGACCGCCCCGAACTGCTGGCCGAGGCCTACCCCGAGTCCCACGACGCGTAA
- a CDS encoding ABC transporter ATP-binding protein, which translates to MAVISATDAVKEYDSGAKTLRALKGVDVAVDRGEFTAIVGPSGSGKSTLLNLLGLLDEPTAGRVTVAGSPVSELSTGERTETRRRTVGFVFQSFYLVPTLTARENVAVPGLVRGDRESLLDRAERLLARVGLGDRLDHYPDELSGGQKQRVAVARSLVNDPDILLADEPTGNLDQDTSEQVLDVFGRIVDDDVAVATVTHDQQVTEYADRTVRLVNGRIQS; encoded by the coding sequence ATGGCGGTCATCAGCGCGACCGACGCGGTCAAGGAGTACGACTCCGGCGCGAAGACGCTCCGGGCGCTGAAAGGCGTCGACGTCGCCGTCGACCGCGGCGAGTTCACCGCAATCGTCGGCCCCAGCGGGAGCGGCAAGTCCACGCTGCTGAACCTGCTGGGGTTGCTCGACGAGCCGACGGCCGGCCGCGTCACCGTCGCCGGCAGCCCGGTGTCGGAGCTGTCGACCGGAGAGCGGACCGAGACCCGCCGACGGACCGTCGGGTTCGTGTTCCAGTCGTTCTACCTCGTGCCGACGCTGACGGCGCGGGAGAACGTCGCGGTCCCGGGCCTGGTCAGAGGCGACCGGGAGTCCCTCCTCGACAGAGCGGAGCGGCTGCTGGCGCGGGTCGGGCTCGGCGACCGGCTCGACCACTACCCGGACGAGCTCTCGGGCGGGCAGAAACAGCGGGTCGCCGTCGCCCGCTCGCTGGTCAACGATCCCGACATCCTCCTGGCCGACGAGCCGACCGGGAACCTCGACCAGGACACCAGCGAGCAGGTGCTGGACGTGTTCGGCCGCATCGTCGACGACGACGTCGCGGTGGCGACGGTCACGCACGACCAGCAGGTGACCGAGTACGCCGACCGGACCGTCCGGCTGGTCAACGGGAGGATCCAGTCGTGA
- a CDS encoding class I SAM-dependent methyltransferase — protein sequence MDDRSRAGVRRTYETIGAHFSKTREHAWPEVEAFVADADGGGTALDLGCGNGRHAELLADVADRVVALDAGRALLTEARDRLGPGPYLVQGDATRLPLRDAAVDLAAYVATLHHLPSVEARRASLRELARTLAPGGRALVSAWSTAHDRFDAPADAETGFDTTLDWTLPDGETVPRFYHIYAPTEFRADVAAAGLALRSFEVSSGNCYAVVEPEGKGP from the coding sequence ATGGACGACCGCTCGCGGGCCGGCGTGCGCCGCACCTACGAGACCATCGGCGCGCACTTCTCGAAGACCCGCGAACACGCGTGGCCGGAGGTCGAGGCGTTCGTCGCCGACGCCGACGGCGGCGGGACGGCGCTGGACCTCGGCTGTGGCAACGGCCGCCACGCCGAGTTGCTGGCCGACGTCGCCGACCGCGTGGTCGCGCTGGACGCCGGCCGAGCGCTGCTGACCGAGGCCCGCGACCGCCTCGGTCCCGGGCCCTACCTGGTGCAGGGCGACGCGACGCGGCTGCCGCTCCGGGACGCGGCCGTCGACCTCGCGGCGTACGTGGCGACGCTGCACCACCTCCCGAGTGTCGAGGCCCGTCGGGCGAGCCTCCGGGAACTCGCCCGGACTCTCGCGCCAGGCGGACGGGCGCTGGTCAGCGCGTGGAGCACGGCCCACGACCGCTTCGACGCGCCGGCCGACGCCGAGACGGGGTTCGACACGACGCTCGATTGGACGCTCCCCGACGGCGAGACCGTCCCGCGGTTCTACCACATCTACGCGCCGACGGAGTTCCGGGCGGACGTGGCTGCGGCCGGGCTCGCCCTGCGCTCGTTCGAGGTCTCCAGCGGCAACTGCTACGCCGTCGTCGAACCCGAAGGGAAAGGCCCTTAA
- the asd gene encoding aspartate-semialdehyde dehydrogenase, with the protein MTVRVGILGATGAVGQRLIQLLDPHPDFEIAALTASEASAGSSYREAAKWRIDAPIPEDVADITVGATEPDAVPDDVSLIFSSLPSGVGAEVEPDFCEAGYVVSSNSSNGRMDEDVPLIIPEVNADHVGLLEVQRDERGWDGALLKNPNCSTITMVPPLAALDRAFDLTDVRVSTLQAVSGAGYSGVTSMEIIDNAIPHIGGEEQKMETESRKLLGDFDGAEVRLNDADVAASCNRIPTLDGHLENVWADTAEDVTAAEAADAMADVSGVDLPSSPERLIRVFEEPDRPQPRLDRNVDGGMGVAVGGFRETTDGVQFNCLAHNTMRGAAGASVLNGELLAQRGYL; encoded by the coding sequence ATGACTGTCCGCGTAGGCATCCTCGGGGCCACCGGGGCCGTCGGGCAACGGCTCATCCAGCTGCTCGACCCCCACCCCGACTTCGAGATCGCCGCACTGACCGCAAGCGAAGCCAGCGCCGGAAGCTCCTACCGCGAGGCCGCGAAGTGGCGCATCGACGCGCCCATCCCGGAGGACGTGGCCGACATCACCGTCGGCGCGACCGAGCCCGACGCCGTCCCCGACGACGTGAGCCTCATCTTCTCCTCGCTCCCCTCCGGCGTGGGGGCCGAGGTCGAACCCGACTTTTGCGAGGCCGGCTACGTCGTCTCCTCGAACTCCTCGAACGGCCGGATGGACGAGGACGTGCCGCTGATCATCCCCGAAGTCAACGCCGACCACGTCGGCCTGCTGGAGGTCCAGCGCGACGAGCGCGGCTGGGACGGCGCGCTGCTGAAGAACCCGAACTGCTCGACGATCACGATGGTCCCGCCGCTGGCGGCGCTGGACCGCGCCTTCGACCTGACCGACGTCCGGGTCTCGACGCTGCAGGCGGTCTCGGGCGCGGGCTACTCCGGCGTCACGTCGATGGAGATCATCGACAACGCCATCCCGCACATCGGCGGCGAGGAGCAGAAGATGGAGACGGAGTCCCGGAAGCTCCTCGGCGACTTCGACGGGGCCGAGGTACGGCTCAACGACGCGGACGTGGCCGCCTCGTGTAACCGCATCCCGACGCTGGACGGCCACCTGGAGAACGTCTGGGCCGACACGGCCGAGGACGTGACCGCGGCCGAGGCCGCGGACGCGATGGCCGACGTGAGCGGCGTCGACCTCCCGTCCTCGCCCGAGCGACTCATCAGGGTGTTCGAGGAACCCGACCGCCCCCAGCCGCGCCTCGACCGGAACGTCGACGGCGGGATGGGCGTCGCCGTGGGGGGGTTCCGCGAGACGACCGACGGCGTCCAGTTCAACTGCCTCGCGCACAACACGATGCGCGGTGCCGCCGGTGCGAGCGTCCTCAACGGCGAACTGCTCGCCCAGCGCGGCTACCTCTAG